One genomic region from Thermoleptolyngbya sichuanensis A183 encodes:
- a CDS encoding tetratricopeptide repeat protein — protein sequence MQEPDPRRVSQRMVLGLVALGLMLTLWWSRGSSAIAAEVASQQPDRAALTAGVAAFRQGDYPAAIAAFSEALRANPNLAAAYGDRCLARIYQREYAEAIDDCTQALRLDPRNTEAYLNRGLAHYRQGSLDEAIADFTQLLSLTPHDPRARYNRGLAKVAQAAYREAIVDYGEALRQAPPQDRKMLAQIYTDRGLAELLVSDLRGAIADLTQAIQLDSGNARAYLNRACAYHRDGNLVAALSDFDQAIAIDPTYAEAYFGRAMVRQQRGESGSAIADLRESVRYFGEHPELAPDTYRQAVQLLKQWRSHTSIG from the coding sequence ATGCAGGAGCCAGACCCTCGGCGGGTTTCGCAGCGTATGGTTTTGGGGCTGGTGGCGCTGGGGCTGATGTTGACCCTTTGGTGGAGTAGAGGTTCCAGCGCGATCGCCGCCGAGGTTGCGTCCCAGCAGCCCGATCGAGCAGCCCTGACCGCTGGGGTGGCGGCGTTTCGGCAGGGCGATTATCCAGCGGCGATCGCGGCCTTCAGCGAGGCCCTCCGCGCCAACCCAAATTTGGCAGCGGCCTATGGCGATCGCTGTCTGGCGCGAATTTATCAGCGCGAGTATGCCGAGGCGATCGACGACTGCACCCAAGCGCTGCGGCTCGATCCGCGCAATACCGAAGCGTATCTCAATCGTGGGCTGGCGCACTATCGTCAGGGCAGCCTAGACGAGGCGATCGCTGACTTTACGCAATTGCTGAGCCTCACGCCCCACGACCCCCGCGCCCGATACAATCGCGGACTGGCAAAGGTAGCGCAGGCAGCGTATCGGGAGGCCATTGTGGATTATGGTGAGGCGCTGCGACAGGCTCCGCCCCAAGACCGCAAGATGCTGGCCCAAATTTACACCGATCGGGGGCTGGCGGAATTGCTGGTGTCCGATTTGCGAGGGGCGATCGCCGACCTGACGCAGGCCATCCAACTGGATAGTGGCAATGCCCGCGCCTACCTCAACCGCGCCTGCGCCTATCACCGTGATGGAAACTTGGTGGCGGCTCTGAGCGATTTTGACCAGGCCATTGCCATTGATCCAACCTATGCAGAGGCGTATTTTGGGCGGGCAATGGTGCGACAGCAGCGCGGTGAGTCTGGCAGCGCGATCGCCGATCTGCGAGAGTCGGTGCGCTATTTTGGCGAACACCCGGAGCTTGCGCCAGATACCTATCGGCAGGCGGTGCAGTTGCTCAAACAATGGCGATCGCACACTTCGATCGGCTAG
- the petJ gene encoding cytochrome c6 PetJ codes for MKRILQALSIVLSLVIGLGAIALPARADADLATGAKVFSANCAACHAGGINLVNAEKTLKKEALEKFGMNSVAAITTQVTNGKAGMPAFKGRLTDEQIAAVAAYVLDQAEKGW; via the coding sequence ATGAAACGAATTTTGCAGGCGCTTTCGATTGTGCTGTCGCTGGTGATTGGGCTGGGGGCGATCGCCCTGCCTGCCCGTGCTGATGCGGATTTGGCGACGGGTGCAAAGGTATTTAGCGCCAACTGTGCCGCTTGCCACGCGGGGGGTATTAACCTGGTGAATGCCGAAAAAACCTTGAAGAAAGAAGCGCTGGAAAAATTTGGCATGAATTCCGTCGCCGCCATCACGACTCAGGTAACCAACGGCAAAGCCGGGATGCCTGCGTTTAAGGGACGGCTGACCGATGAGCAAATTGCCGCCGTCGCTGCCTATGTCCTCGATCAAGCCGAGAAGGGCTGGTAG
- the ftsH gene encoding ATP-dependent zinc metalloprotease FtsH translates to MKPDSRSLSTYSTFLDQVKSSQVQRVVIKRDRIDYSLKPELGGEQFYTLPNGPTDTLPGLLRRHGVPFTKLDDNGDTSGLVAGILLSTGMLVGMFAWLARLNQAGGGSNNSTPGSSFGSGLGNNFGGGFGGLGVGMGMGRSNARVYNQAGKGKVTFADVAGVDESKQELQEIVDFLANGEKYRRIGAKIPKGVLLVGPPGTGKTLLAKAIAGEAGVPFISMSGSEFVEVFVGVGASRVRDLFNRAKRQAPCIVFIDELDAIGKTRSANPVGGNDERDQTLNQLLTEMDGFDGNDGVIVIAATNRPEILDPALRRPGRFDRQVLVDRPDKSSRLQILKVHARPVKLGEDVDLEAIAAQTAGFSGADLANLVNEAALMAARNNRQAVLMADVNEAIERVIAGLEKRSRVLTPLERQTVAYHEVGHALVGALMPGNTKVSKISIVPRGLGALGYTVQTPESDRFLLLEDELRGQLATLLGGRSAEEIVFGKVSTGASDDIQRATDLAERAITQYGMSETLGPIAFDKNQAQFLDGGSTRRAISPEVAAEIDRQVKQALDKAHDMALDILRLNRDLLESATQTLLKEEVLEGSTLAAILAQVKAPEGLQPWLTQS, encoded by the coding sequence ATGAAACCGGATTCTCGTTCCCTTTCGACCTACAGCACCTTTCTCGATCAGGTGAAATCATCCCAGGTGCAGCGGGTTGTGATTAAGCGCGATCGCATTGATTACTCGCTGAAACCAGAATTGGGTGGAGAGCAGTTCTACACCCTTCCCAACGGCCCGACCGACACGCTGCCGGGTCTGCTGCGTCGCCACGGCGTACCCTTTACCAAGCTCGATGACAACGGCGACACCTCTGGGCTAGTGGCAGGTATCTTACTTTCCACCGGGATGCTGGTGGGGATGTTTGCTTGGCTGGCAAGGCTGAATCAGGCGGGGGGTGGCTCCAACAACAGCACCCCTGGCAGCAGTTTTGGGAGTGGCTTGGGCAATAACTTTGGCGGCGGCTTTGGCGGGCTGGGCGTAGGCATGGGCATGGGCAGAAGCAACGCCCGCGTCTATAACCAGGCGGGTAAAGGGAAGGTCACCTTTGCTGATGTGGCCGGCGTAGACGAGTCTAAACAAGAACTGCAAGAAATTGTGGACTTTTTGGCGAATGGCGAGAAGTATCGCCGCATTGGGGCGAAGATTCCCAAGGGTGTGCTTCTAGTGGGCCCGCCGGGGACGGGCAAGACGCTGCTGGCCAAGGCGATCGCCGGAGAAGCAGGCGTGCCCTTCATCAGCATGTCTGGCTCGGAGTTTGTGGAAGTGTTTGTTGGCGTGGGCGCGTCTCGCGTGCGGGATCTGTTCAACCGCGCCAAGCGTCAGGCTCCCTGTATCGTGTTCATCGATGAGCTAGATGCCATCGGCAAAACCCGCAGCGCCAACCCCGTCGGCGGCAACGACGAGCGCGACCAGACGCTAAACCAACTGCTGACGGAAATGGACGGCTTCGACGGCAACGACGGCGTGATCGTGATCGCCGCCACCAACCGCCCAGAAATCCTTGACCCGGCGCTGCGCCGCCCTGGCCGCTTCGATCGGCAAGTGCTGGTGGATCGCCCAGACAAGAGCAGCCGTCTGCAAATCCTCAAGGTTCATGCCCGCCCAGTGAAGCTGGGAGAGGATGTGGATCTGGAGGCGATCGCCGCTCAAACGGCAGGCTTTTCCGGGGCTGACCTGGCCAACTTGGTCAACGAAGCGGCGCTGATGGCCGCCCGCAACAATCGCCAGGCCGTGCTGATGGCGGATGTCAACGAAGCCATCGAGCGGGTGATTGCGGGGTTGGAGAAGCGCTCTCGCGTGCTGACCCCGCTGGAGCGGCAGACCGTTGCCTATCATGAAGTGGGCCATGCGCTGGTGGGGGCGCTGATGCCTGGAAATACTAAGGTGTCGAAGATCTCCATCGTGCCCCGCGGACTGGGGGCGCTGGGCTATACGGTGCAAACGCCGGAGAGCGATCGCTTCTTGCTGCTTGAAGATGAACTGCGCGGCCAGTTGGCAACGCTGCTGGGCGGGCGCTCTGCGGAAGAAATCGTCTTTGGCAAGGTGTCTACCGGAGCCAGCGACGACATCCAGCGGGCCACCGACCTAGCGGAACGCGCCATCACGCAATACGGCATGAGCGAAACCCTCGGCCCCATCGCCTTCGACAAAAACCAGGCGCAGTTCCTCGATGGGGGCAGCACTCGCCGCGCCATCAGCCCAGAGGTGGCCGCCGAAATCGATCGCCAGGTCAAGCAAGCGCTGGACAAGGCCCACGACATGGCGCTGGACATCCTCCGCCTCAACCGCGACCTGCTGGAGTCTGCCACCCAAACCCTGCTCAAAGAGGAGGTGCTGGAAGGCAGCACGCTGGCGGCAATTCTCGCCCAGGTGAAGGCCCCCGAAGGTCTTCAACCCTGGCTGACCCAGAGCTAA
- a CDS encoding FAD-dependent oxidoreductase, which produces MAQNPSSTQSFWIDSTQDVSTYPNLISETFNDVTIDVAIVGAGMAGLTAAYQLAKSGKTVAVIEAGAIAAGVSGHTTAKVTSLHQLIYAQLLKDLGEEKARLYAEANQTAVEFVAQLVEREQIDCDFSRQTAYTFAESADQLQSIRDEAQAAQTLGLPASFVTETPLPFPIAGAVAFSNQAQFHPRRYLAHLARAIAADPSNYIFEHSRVLEINEGEPCQIVTAQGTVHAKDVLVTTNLPFLDQGLFFAKSYAKRSYIIAAPIEGDRAPQGMFIGTGEGYRSIRTTPYQDRQLLLIGGEGHKTGSDEATEERFERLEEYARSRFGVRDIAYRWSSQDFVSFDKVPYVGKLTPMTHHLYVATGFSLWGMTNGTAAGLVLANTILGIENPWADLYDSLRATPFVTADSLKNNLETGIHWVGDRLKALQHHSFDEVAMGEGKLITIEGKQLAAYRDETGQVHAVSPVCTHLGCIVNWNAAEKSWDCPCHGGRFSCQGEVLHGPPVENLEVYPVATTETVSTR; this is translated from the coding sequence ATGGCACAAAATCCGAGTTCCACCCAATCTTTCTGGATAGACTCCACCCAGGATGTTTCTACCTATCCCAACCTGATCAGCGAAACCTTTAACGACGTTACGATCGATGTCGCTATTGTTGGCGCGGGCATGGCTGGACTCACCGCCGCCTACCAGCTTGCCAAGTCGGGCAAAACCGTTGCCGTGATCGAGGCGGGGGCGATCGCCGCTGGGGTGAGCGGGCATACGACTGCCAAAGTGACCTCGCTACACCAACTGATCTACGCGCAGTTGCTCAAAGATTTGGGCGAAGAGAAGGCGCGGCTCTATGCCGAAGCCAATCAGACAGCCGTGGAATTTGTGGCGCAACTCGTAGAGCGAGAGCAGATTGACTGTGACTTCAGCCGCCAGACCGCATACACCTTTGCCGAGTCCGCCGATCAGCTTCAGTCCATCCGCGATGAGGCTCAGGCGGCGCAAACGCTAGGGCTACCCGCCAGTTTCGTCACCGAAACGCCGCTGCCTTTCCCCATTGCCGGGGCCGTTGCCTTTAGCAACCAGGCTCAGTTCCATCCGCGCCGCTATCTGGCGCACCTGGCAAGGGCGATCGCCGCTGATCCCAGCAACTACATCTTTGAGCATTCTCGCGTTCTGGAAATCAACGAGGGCGAACCCTGCCAGATTGTGACCGCACAGGGCACGGTTCACGCCAAGGACGTGCTGGTGACGACGAACCTGCCGTTTTTGGATCAGGGACTGTTCTTCGCCAAGTCCTATGCCAAGCGGTCGTATATCATCGCTGCGCCAATTGAGGGCGATCGCGCTCCCCAGGGCATGTTCATCGGCACGGGCGAGGGCTATCGTTCTATCCGCACCACACCCTACCAGGATCGGCAACTGCTGCTGATTGGCGGCGAGGGGCACAAAACGGGCAGCGATGAGGCCACCGAGGAACGCTTCGAGCGGCTGGAGGAATACGCGCGATCGCGCTTTGGGGTGCGAGACATCGCCTATCGCTGGTCGAGTCAGGATTTCGTCTCCTTTGACAAAGTGCCCTACGTTGGCAAGCTCACGCCCATGACCCATCACCTCTACGTGGCAACAGGCTTTAGCCTGTGGGGGATGACCAACGGCACGGCGGCTGGGCTAGTGCTAGCCAACACGATTTTGGGCATCGAAAATCCCTGGGCAGATCTCTACGACTCGCTGCGGGCCACGCCGTTTGTCACCGCCGACTCGCTCAAGAACAACCTGGAGACGGGGATACACTGGGTGGGCGATCGCCTCAAAGCGCTCCAGCACCACTCCTTTGACGAAGTGGCCATGGGCGAGGGCAAGCTCATCACCATCGAAGGCAAACAGCTTGCCGCCTATCGAGATGAAACCGGACAAGTCCACGCCGTATCGCCCGTCTGCACTCACCTGGGCTGCATCGTGAACTGGAACGCTGCTGAGAAAAGCTGGGACTGCCCCTGCCACGGCGGCCGCTTTAGCTGCCAGGGCGAGGTGCTACACGGGCCACCCGTCGAAAACCTGGAGGTCTACCCAGTAGCTACCACCGAAACGGTCAGCACTCGATAG
- a CDS encoding linear amide C-N hydrolase: MKRIPKALFALLLSTTLLVAAPAEACTRAVYQGPAGRVLTGRTMDWKLEILSNLWIFPRGMERNGAAAGPNSMRWTSKYGSLIVSGYNIATVDGMNEPGLVVNAQWLATSKYPENDGRTPRLSLSIWAQYFLDNFATVSEAIEHIRANPFHVGAGEVPGQPGRLATIHLSLSDATGDSAILEWVDGELQIHHSRDYQVMTNEPVFEQQLAITSYWQQIDGLSFLPGTSRATDRFARASFYINAIPQTDDPRIAAASVFSVMRNVSVPYGISISDQPNLSTTRWRVVADHKDKLYYFESAISPNVFWVDSKKVDFSPASGVRTLDLGDRQQVIFSGEVSSQFVSAAPFVFQPSD; the protein is encoded by the coding sequence ATGAAACGTATCCCAAAGGCTCTGTTTGCTCTATTACTCTCCACAACGCTCCTCGTTGCAGCACCGGCCGAAGCCTGTACGCGGGCCGTCTATCAGGGCCCCGCAGGGCGTGTCCTCACTGGGCGCACTATGGACTGGAAGCTCGAAATTCTCAGCAATTTGTGGATTTTTCCACGGGGAATGGAGCGCAACGGCGCGGCGGCCGGCCCCAACTCAATGCGGTGGACTTCTAAGTACGGCAGCCTGATCGTCAGTGGCTACAACATTGCTACCGTAGACGGCATGAACGAGCCAGGACTAGTGGTGAATGCCCAGTGGCTCGCTACGTCGAAATACCCAGAAAACGACGGCAGAACGCCGCGCCTTTCGCTATCCATCTGGGCGCAATATTTTCTAGATAACTTTGCAACCGTGTCGGAAGCAATCGAGCATATCCGCGCCAACCCGTTTCATGTGGGGGCGGGCGAAGTGCCCGGCCAGCCGGGGCGACTGGCAACGATTCACCTTTCACTCTCGGATGCCACGGGCGACAGCGCTATTTTGGAATGGGTAGATGGGGAACTGCAAATTCACCACAGCCGCGACTATCAGGTCATGACCAACGAGCCAGTGTTTGAGCAGCAGCTTGCTATCACATCCTATTGGCAACAGATAGACGGACTCAGCTTTTTGCCCGGAACCAGCCGCGCCACCGACCGCTTTGCCCGTGCCAGCTTTTATATCAACGCCATTCCCCAAACCGACGATCCGCGCATTGCCGCCGCGTCCGTATTCAGCGTCATGCGAAATGTGTCGGTTCCCTATGGTATCAGCATATCTGACCAGCCCAACCTATCGACCACGCGCTGGCGTGTTGTGGCGGATCACAAGGACAAGCTGTATTACTTCGAGTCGGCAATTTCGCCCAATGTGTTTTGGGTAGATTCGAAAAAGGTGGACTTTTCGCCCGCTTCTGGGGTCAGAACGCTGGATCTGGGCGACAGACAGCAGGTGATCTTCTCTGGCGAAGTCTCCAGTCAGTTTGTGTCCGCAGCACCGTTTGTGTTTCAACCGTCCGACTGA
- a CDS encoding agmatinase family protein codes for MTNEPNFQAPNSFSFEAQRALEREARLPLTGWQQEVSKGLEYGLEAADSIRDRSIPTFSRGELPHYAGINTFLKAPYLEDVRKVGEYDVAIVGIPHDSGTTYRPGTRFGPQGIRRISALYTPYNFELGVDLREQITLCDVGDVFTIPANNEKSFDQISKGVAHVFASGAFPILLGGDHSIGFPTVRGVCRHLGDKKVGIIHFDRHVDTQETDLDERMHTCPWFHATNMANAPAKNLVQLGIGGWQVPRQGVKVCRDRATNILTVTDITEMGIDAAAEFALERALDGTDCVWISFDIDCIDAGFVPGTGWPEPGGLLPREALALLGKIVQRAPICGLEVVEVSPPYDVSDMTALMATRVICDTMAHLVISGQLPRREKPAYIHAEANMAVDQAWS; via the coding sequence ATGACGAACGAACCCAATTTTCAGGCTCCCAATTCTTTCAGCTTCGAGGCGCAGCGGGCGCTGGAGCGCGAGGCGAGGCTACCGCTGACGGGCTGGCAGCAGGAGGTGTCTAAGGGGTTGGAGTATGGGCTGGAGGCGGCGGACAGCATCCGCGATCGCTCTATTCCCACCTTCTCTCGCGGCGAACTGCCCCACTATGCAGGCATCAATACCTTTTTGAAAGCGCCCTACTTAGAAGACGTGCGGAAGGTGGGAGAGTATGACGTGGCGATCGTCGGCATTCCCCACGACTCTGGCACCACCTACCGTCCTGGCACGCGGTTTGGCCCCCAGGGTATCCGCCGCATCTCTGCCCTCTACACGCCATATAACTTTGAACTGGGCGTAGACCTGCGGGAGCAAATTACGCTGTGCGATGTGGGCGATGTGTTTACCATCCCCGCCAACAACGAAAAGTCGTTTGACCAAATTTCCAAAGGGGTTGCCCATGTGTTTGCGTCGGGAGCCTTCCCGATCCTGCTGGGTGGCGACCACTCCATTGGCTTTCCCACGGTGCGCGGCGTGTGTCGGCATTTGGGAGATAAGAAAGTCGGCATTATCCACTTTGATCGCCATGTGGACACGCAGGAAACCGACCTGGATGAGCGGATGCACACCTGCCCCTGGTTTCACGCGACCAATATGGCAAACGCCCCCGCCAAAAACCTGGTGCAACTGGGCATCGGCGGCTGGCAGGTGCCGCGCCAGGGGGTGAAAGTATGCCGCGATCGCGCGACAAACATCCTCACGGTGACTGACATTACGGAAATGGGAATCGACGCTGCCGCAGAATTTGCTCTAGAGCGGGCCCTCGATGGCACTGATTGCGTCTGGATCAGCTTCGACATCGACTGCATCGACGCGGGCTTTGTCCCTGGCACAGGCTGGCCAGAACCGGGCGGGCTGCTGCCGCGAGAAGCGCTGGCCCTGCTGGGCAAGATCGTCCAGCGTGCGCCCATTTGCGGACTGGAGGTGGTGGAAGTTTCGCCCCCCTACGATGTCAGCGATATGACGGCGCTGATGGCGACTCGCGTAATTTGCGACACGATGGCGCATCTGGTTATTTCGGGGCAACTGCCGCGCCGGGAAAAGCCCGCTTACATTCACGCCGAAGCAAATATGGCGGTGGATCAGGCGTGGTCGTAG
- the hypA gene encoding hydrogenase maturation nickel metallochaperone HypA → MHETDMTKALILTVKDWWESQPDRPTIQCIHLIVGRFTCVEPASLRFAFDVQTQNTFLHGAELAIQETPLIAFCHTCQQEYAPEIGLQYACPTCHAPMDDIRSGRELKIDRIEYAAAHSTDLATLR, encoded by the coding sequence ATGCATGAAACCGACATGACCAAAGCGCTCATCCTGACGGTCAAAGACTGGTGGGAATCGCAGCCCGATCGCCCCACCATTCAGTGCATCCATCTGATTGTTGGGCGATTTACCTGCGTCGAACCCGCTAGCCTGCGGTTCGCCTTTGACGTGCAGACCCAAAACACCTTCCTGCACGGTGCAGAGCTAGCGATTCAGGAAACGCCCCTGATTGCCTTTTGCCACACCTGCCAGCAGGAGTATGCGCCGGAGATTGGGCTGCAATATGCCTGCCCCACCTGCCACGCGCCTATGGATGACATCCGCTCTGGGCGAGAACTCAAAATTGACCGGATTGAATACGCCGCCGCCCACAGCACTGACCTGGCCACCCTCCGGTAA
- the hypB gene encoding hydrogenase nickel incorporation protein HypB gives MHLTHDAAIEMNLLHANQAGADHNRAHFDEWGITCLNLMSSPGAGKTALLERTLEQLAPQINIAVIEGDMITELDADRLRQHRVPVVAINTGRSCHLDSRMVAGGIHLLEHQCNPATLDLVLVENVGNLVCPAEFEVGEHAKVALLSITEGEDKPLKYPIMFREADCLLITKMDLAPHLEVDLEKLVANVRQVNPRVAILPVSAKTGAGLEAWFDWVRSQLHSPNPSQNHSSDPSQDPSQNHSPHPADSSSMAIAP, from the coding sequence ATGCACCTGACCCACGACGCTGCGATCGAAATGAACCTGCTCCACGCCAACCAAGCCGGAGCCGACCACAACCGCGCCCATTTTGACGAATGGGGCATCACCTGTCTGAACCTGATGAGCAGTCCCGGCGCGGGCAAGACGGCCCTGCTGGAGCGCACCCTGGAGCAACTTGCGCCCCAAATCAACATTGCTGTGATTGAAGGCGACATGATCACAGAACTCGATGCTGACCGCCTGCGCCAGCACAGGGTTCCGGTGGTTGCGATCAATACTGGGCGATCGTGCCACCTGGATTCGCGCATGGTGGCAGGCGGCATTCACCTGCTAGAACACCAGTGCAACCCGGCAACGCTCGACCTAGTGCTGGTGGAAAATGTGGGCAACCTAGTGTGTCCAGCAGAATTTGAAGTGGGAGAACACGCTAAGGTCGCGCTGCTCAGCATAACCGAGGGCGAAGACAAGCCGCTGAAATATCCCATCATGTTCCGCGAAGCCGATTGTCTGCTGATTACCAAGATGGATTTGGCTCCGCATCTAGAAGTGGATCTGGAAAAGCTGGTGGCAAACGTGCGCCAGGTCAATCCGCGAGTGGCTATCTTACCCGTTTCCGCCAAAACTGGGGCAGGACTGGAGGCGTGGTTTGATTGGGTGCGATCGCAGCTTCATTCACCCAATCCATCACAAAACCATTCATCAGACCCTTCGCAAGACCCTTCACAAAACCATTCGCCCCATCCTGCGGACTCCTCCTCAATGGCGATCGCCCCCTAG
- a CDS encoding sodium:solute symporter family protein — MAEHIFFWGIIVFLLGTLGVGVWASKQIKGDSVNYLVAGRGLVLPLAAATLMAQSVDSNATMGNMDLSSQFGFWAGASLPLGLALCLLLTALFFAKPMNRMKLITLPDFYRVKYGRRVEVVASVIMVLSFAFLLAGNLVAGGFLFQGFLGTSYTAGVLLIATIVFAYTASGGLFAVAYTDAIQVAIAFLGTLALLGFMSSSFGLNVPEGMGPLALGQLVDPGQGAAVNWATLLALGLGDIVAIDFMARVFAAESPETAQRACLIGSLGTVIIGVPFAMMALGTPGILSGLGIQSDGPILLSLLKNVAPPLLSLLVIAAILSASLSTADGAILGTSSVIAHNILGVRHTDHNAGGDRLLALTRTMALVITILGVIFALLVPQTGILLLLAFDLGFAGLLVPLAGGLYWPKATRYGAMACILVGTVARLLFFVLMPTMFGADNTLLYIPNPIFTADFDGFPTLISPLLGLAAFVIVSLMTQRSRGAAPEVVDLEAMQPAERS; from the coding sequence ATGGCAGAACATATCTTTTTCTGGGGGATTATTGTATTCCTCCTGGGAACCTTGGGCGTTGGCGTTTGGGCTTCCAAGCAGATCAAAGGCGACAGCGTGAATTACCTTGTCGCAGGGCGAGGCCTCGTCTTGCCCCTAGCGGCGGCGACCCTCATGGCCCAGTCTGTGGACTCAAACGCCACGATGGGCAATATGGATCTCTCGTCTCAGTTTGGCTTTTGGGCGGGCGCGTCCCTACCGCTGGGGCTGGCGCTCTGCCTGCTTCTCACGGCGCTGTTTTTTGCCAAGCCGATGAACCGCATGAAGCTGATCACGCTGCCCGATTTCTATCGAGTCAAGTATGGTCGGCGCGTTGAGGTCGTCGCCTCGGTGATCATGGTGCTGAGCTTTGCCTTTTTGCTGGCAGGTAACCTGGTGGCGGGCGGCTTCCTGTTTCAGGGCTTTTTGGGTACGAGCTACACAGCAGGCGTGCTGCTGATTGCCACCATCGTCTTTGCCTACACGGCTAGCGGCGGGCTGTTTGCCGTAGCCTACACGGACGCAATTCAGGTGGCGATCGCCTTCTTGGGAACCCTGGCGCTGCTGGGCTTCATGAGCAGCAGCTTTGGGCTGAATGTACCCGAAGGCATGGGGCCGCTGGCCCTGGGACAGTTGGTAGACCCCGGCCAGGGAGCCGCAGTGAACTGGGCCACCCTGCTGGCACTGGGGCTGGGCGACATTGTGGCGATCGACTTTATGGCGCGGGTCTTTGCCGCCGAAAGCCCCGAAACCGCTCAGCGGGCCTGTCTCATCGGCTCTCTGGGAACCGTGATTATCGGCGTTCCCTTTGCCATGATGGCGTTGGGCACACCGGGCATCCTGTCTGGGCTGGGCATCCAATCTGACGGCCCCATCCTGCTGTCGCTCCTCAAAAACGTGGCGCCGCCGCTGCTCAGCCTGCTGGTGATCGCTGCGATTCTGTCTGCGTCTCTCTCCACCGCCGATGGCGCAATTTTGGGAACCTCGTCGGTGATTGCCCACAACATTCTCGGCGTTCGCCACACCGACCATAACGCCGGGGGCGATCGCCTGCTAGCGCTCACCCGCACGATGGCACTGGTCATCACCATCCTGGGCGTAATCTTTGCCCTGCTGGTGCCCCAAACAGGTATCTTGCTGCTGCTGGCGTTTGACCTGGGCTTTGCGGGGCTGCTGGTGCCGCTGGCGGGCGGGCTATATTGGCCCAAAGCGACTCGCTACGGCGCAATGGCCTGCATTTTGGTGGGCACGGTAGCGCGGCTGCTGTTTTTTGTGCTGATGCCTACCATGTTTGGCGCAGACAACACGTTGCTCTACATTCCCAACCCTATCTTCACCGCCGACTTTGACGGATTCCCGACGCTGATCAGCCCGCTGCTGGGGCTAGCCGCCTTTGTGATCGTGTCGCTGATGACCCAGCGCAGTCGCGGCGCAGCGCCCGAAGTGGTGGATTTGGAGGCGATGCAGCCCGCTGAGAGGTCGTAG
- a CDS encoding (2Fe-2S) ferredoxin domain-containing protein, translating into MSYQVLVCQSNACRKAKAQQVLAAFRAASLEGVEGVEVVASGCLGQCGNGPMVLVLPDEVWYWRVLPEEVGAIAHQHLQLGRPVEAMRLRGV; encoded by the coding sequence ATGTCCTACCAAGTCCTCGTCTGCCAGAGCAACGCCTGTCGCAAGGCAAAAGCGCAGCAAGTGCTGGCGGCATTTCGAGCGGCAAGTTTAGAGGGGGTGGAGGGGGTAGAAGTTGTGGCGAGCGGCTGTTTGGGGCAGTGCGGCAACGGGCCGATGGTGCTGGTGTTGCCAGACGAGGTGTGGTACTGGCGCGTGCTGCCAGAAGAAGTGGGGGCGATCGCCCATCAGCATCTCCAGTTGGGGCGACCCGTCGAAGCGATGCGCCTGCGTGGGGTATAA